The genomic region GGTGAACAATTATGCAAAGCCAAAAAGCATTACCGTTCGCTTGATTTGTGATTTTTATAAGTTTACGGACACGCTTTTGAGCCCGGCGGAAAATTTCCCACCCAAAAACAGAGCGCCATTTCACAATTCGGAGTGGAATTGCACGTCGTCATAAAGCTTAGCTCTTACGAACATTAACCCCATCGGGTAAGATCTCTCGCCGGTGTACTTGTGTCTCATTGCACCGAGATTGAAAGCGCTTGCAGCAAAagcgtggaaaataaaacaccccaACCTGGTTGCCCTCCCCCGTCGCAAAAGGGAGGTGGGTGAGACACAGGAAATCTTAAGTAGGGAAAAACCAAAGCAACAGTCCCCCGTACACCCGGTGGCAGATGGGTAAGAAGTCACCCTCGCAACCAACCTCGGAACGGGGGAGGGAAAGAGGGAGGGTAGTTGATGCGACACAGATGTTTGTGAGtaaggaaaacagaaaaaagtaaaaaaaaaaacgcaaatgaATGTTTAATGCACACCGCGACGCAGGAAAGTAAATGCACGGCTTAAAGCACCGGCGACGGTTTCGCGAAAGATGATGACGGGGTTCCGCTGGCATTATTTTGCCACTTCTGTCCGCGAGGGATGATTTTCTGCTCGGGTTCCTTACGCTGCTCTTGCTTTTCATGTTGCCTTTCGGTTGCGCCATCCGAACCGTCGGTTACCATGGGCTTATAATGCATTAAAAGTGCTTCAGCAGGAAGGCAACAATTGCCTTGGTGGACCGCTTTGCACGGTGTCCCGCTTGGGGGCTGTTGACAACACCGGGGCCCGGGAAATCACCGGGATCTTTCCCAGAGGATCGCGCGAGCGCAGCTGTTGCATCGGCGAGCGAGAAAATGCAGCCTGGAATCGGacatacactttttttttaaaatcacCTCAACGGCAGGTGGCAACGCCGCAGCAAAGGGCCAGGTGCAGGACGATGGTTGGTGGGCCACCGAATAATCACCACAACTACCACCGCATCTGTCCGCGGGTTTTGAGAAGAAAGGcagcgggaaggaaaaatcgccCCTCGCGGGAAAGTAAACTGTAACGAAAGATATATTAACGAGAAAACAAAGCGTTCGGTCTGCATTTATTTAGCACTGGACCGCTCTACTTGCTTCTCTTGCTAGCACCCCTGTTCCCACCTCATTGGGCCTCTCCCCTTCTCTCCAAGGTGACGGTTTTCGAAGCAATGGCGTCGACAACGCGACCGTGGAAAACTCGGAATGCCCGAGTAAACGAAAGAAGGTCATTCCCGGGCGGGGAAATACGCCTTTCGAAAAGCTTCTGAATGCATCGGACGGGGAAGGAGCTCTGGGACGGCTCTGCACAAAAATGCACAAGAATGATTGGTTAATTTCATCTCCATAGTGTTTTACCCCGGGACACAAACCGATTTCGCTGTTGTTTTGATGGCAGGGACCACAACAACTGTGGCGACAGTTTGACCGCATCGTAGGGTTTGCtgtggatttatttttcttttcctcgttTCCACGCGCTTTTCACTTCACCACCTGTAGCTCGAAATtgaaacaggaaaacaaaatcacaatgaaaacaaaaaaaaaaccaaggaaGACAAGTGGACGGAAAATAAACCGTTGATCATTTTCCAGTTGATCGCCGATCAGCGGCGCCGACCGGTAGACCACCAACCAAGTGGAGTAATCTCGCTCGGACACACAATCGTACGAGCATCTTGCCCGAGGGCCCAACCCCTGGCGGTAGTCTTTGGTCGGGCGGTAGGGACAGACGGCGGCAAATCAAACAACAAGTCACAGCCCAGCGGACGGCCGTATGGTTTCATATTGTTGATTTGCTTTCTTCCGCTTTTCCTATGcgctctttttttctttcgattcgCTCCCAAATCGGTCAAGCGTCAAACCGTGCCGCAATGGTTGTTACTTTGTACACTATTAGTTCACCCTTGGTAGAACACGCCGGGGAAGGTAATGGTCGGACCCTGAaggaaacaaatgtttgcatgCTTTTCACACTACTTTAATCCTTTTCTCACTCTTTACCCACGGGGAAAGAGATTTTCCTCTCTAGTGAAACTAGGTTGCATAAATCTGCTGCAAACAACGTTGTCCAACGTGGCGTGTCTTGGGATTTCCCGGTTGTGAAAGGAAAACGGTCACAAAACAGCATCGATTCCCGAGAAGATGTACCTCCGAAGAAGAGAAAAGGCTATCCTCCGGTTTATTAGGGCAAAGCATCACTAATCTCCTTCCCGCCAGAAGCTCCCGAAAATGATGGCAATTATTTTTCGCACCCCAAACCGGTCCATCATTAGTCATCGGGGAGGGGTGCTTAAAGATGTTTCCTGCGTGAATTTCTTCTCGCCTTAATTTTCACCGTTACGCCGATTTCCTCCCCACCCGGGGCCCCCGggaaaggtaaagaaaaaacagcgaacgaaaagaaaagaaagggcCACACGATGGATGGCTTCCCCGGTCCCGGGACAGTTTCAtccataaaaatatatttttggtcAATCAACCTGCGAACTCCGCGCGCGCGGTGAGACTTTTGCCGGACAGTTTTCCGATTCAATCCCATTTGCTTTTCCCATCCCCGCCCGGAGGTAGCAGTATATATTTATACTACCGGAAATTAATTCCGTTTCCCAAGGTTCGACCGGGGCCGTCGGGGCTAACGATGGGAGCGCGTACGATCGCGCAAATTTTGCACCATAAAATATGTCAATGAGTCAGCCGGCTTCCGGGATGGGATGAGTTGCCCCCGGGGGAAACTCttcttgatcttgaagttgaTCTCCACCTAGAGTTGGAAGAAATCAAGAAATATTTCCTCAGCTTCGTTTGTCATTATCACTAGAGTGTATTTCGACGCGTGGAAGTAGATGATAACCGTTGGTTTATAATGTTCAACCATAAAGTATCACAGGGACGAGGTCCTACGTGACACTCACAGCCAATTGACAACCGCTAATTTATCGTCCGACCGTGGAGGGAAGTGACTCGACCAACTCTCTCACGGGACCACCAACTGCGCGGCTTTCCTTTACGATTTCCCGGCGGTCTCGTTCGCTTATCGTTTGATCCGACGCGCGCGCGAGCACGTCTCCCAAAGTTGAACCCATTACCCCGGCTATGTAAGGGCAAACAATTCCGTCGTCAtgtcttgtgtgtgtgtgtgtgtgtgtacatcgCCCCGAAGGGCTTATCATGCGACAATGATCGCTCTCGGGGGTGGATGCGTATGCAGAGTGAGCTTTCGCCCCGGAACCGTCCGTCGTCGCCGGTTCGACATCGGCTTTATCTGAGGTGTACCGCGGTGCCGGTGACGTCTCCCTCGTGCCAACCATACACGGACAGTACGATCCCAAGCGGTAATATTGTTGTGTGTTCGGAGTGTaaaaaagggaacgaaaaacaaacgactcCACTCCACTCTGTTGTTGCCGTCGAATTCCGACACGGAAGAAGCACGATACCAGAGTACCACCACCCCGTCCGAGACGCGGTATCCTTCGCCCTCACGATGCACCGTCGTCCCGCTGAGACGAGGCACGATCCGGTTccaggcgcgcgcgcgcgcctaCGCAAGACATTCCACATGCGTTTCTGGTCGCACTCAAGCCCGATCCCATTCTACGGTCGTTCCATTCCCGTTCGGAACATGAAATTCGGTTTCCTCCCATCctttcacacatacacacactcacactccTCGCCAAACCATGGGCCCTCGAATGCGCACGATCGTCATCGAGAACATCGCTTGTTTATTGAAGCGGCCCACATCCCAATGCCGATGCCATTTGCAgccacgaacgaacgaaagcgCAGAGATTGAGAGACGTATGACGCCGGTCGCAAGAACCTGGGACTCGTGCAGACTCTTTGGAGGACGCCTTCACATTCCGAACTCCTACGCAGAACCCGTCACACCACGTGACAGGGCGAAGGTGTTGGGTACATGTACACACCCCTCGGTCGACTCAGAGGGCAGAGAAGATCCCAGACGAGTCGCACGAACGTCTCCCCGGTGAAGCGTTGCATCGAGATGGGTGAATTATTGTTTCGCCCAAATGGGAAGCTTATAATTGGCGGGGCGAAAGGATTagtcatcgatcgatcgagcgaAACGGGATGGAGACGCTCCAACGTGTCCCAGGCGATGAAAGCCCATCTGAAAGGAAATGCGAAAGCCTAGACTTTCCGAACTCCGAACACCGAAAGACATCCCATCCGTTTATACTATTTGCCAACTATCGATTGTTTCTCGCCGTGCCCCATATACCCTAGATGAAATAAGCAGCGTGCGATCGATAGCTACGGCCCGATAAAGAAGACATAAATCTCTCTGTGACGAATGCTTAATAACAAAGCTCACGTCCCCATAGGAACGGCTACGGGTTTTCCAATCATTGTTCTCACACACAGGCACAACAGCTAGTGTGTCTGCGAAAGGGACACTTTGGAGATCCAGGAGGGGTTTATTGAAAATCCGCGCCAGCAACTCGGGGGATAAATTATAGGATCATATTTTGCCCGCAAGAAAAACGACCATCCAGCTTCTAACGTGCCTCACTTTCCTAATGACAGTGCTTTAGGGGAGGCAAACGGCCGTAATTAAATTGTGCTGTGCGAAGGCTTCCTCCACCGGGCACGACATGGCCGATGGCACTCACCTGGGTGGAAGAAGAAACCCAAAGCGCGTCCACGGCCATCTGATGCAGTTTCGATTATCGCGGACGTTCCCATGCGCGGATTCCCTCCGTTTAGCGGGTGTAGAAacgtttatttcatttttttttgtttatctgcTGCAACAACGACTCCCCCCTTTCGAGCTCAATGCGCTCCCAAGGAGCCCCAATTCCGTGTAGTAACCGTTTTACGGTCGATGTAGTTCTTTTTCCCGCTTCGTTTTGTACCAGTTCGCCCTGTCCGCGAagttgatttaattaaaaacgctCGTTTCGCGAGCACTTGCCTCTTACTTTCGACGACGCCTGTGGGAATTGGCGTGTGTGTAGGGGGGCGAGACCCCACCGTACTGGGTCGGACCGGAATCTCCGACGCATCTCTGGTGCGCCGAACCGGGATCCAGTCCGAGGGCCCATAAATCGTAACGCATTAGTACCGTTACCGATGCACGTTGCGTTGTACGTCGGAGGCGGAATGGCCGGAATCGAACGCGATCGCGATCACTAGGATTAGTGCGAACCGTTAGTAGCACCATGTTACCGCATGGCCGGTGGCCGAATGGGAcggtgaaaggaaaaagataCAAGAATAAACATGCCGAAGTGCGGAGGGCCGTAGCCGGGCCTCGACGCGATGTTCACGATCAAGATCAAGAACCACATTTACGCCACATGGCGGTTTGTCGGCCGGTAGGCATGTTGGCAAGTTTTTGTTGCAGCAGGTTTAAGCGGCACCACTGTCCAAcgctgttgatgatgatggtgattatGCCGCGCGCAAAGAGTGCTGCACTCGTTCCGTATCTGCGCATGCCTCGAAGCCTTTCCATTTCGGTTAGCACTGGGTCTGTCTGCTGTAACACAACTGCAGGGCGATTGGCAGGGTTTTGCCGGTCCGGGTCCTCCCGTTGCTCGCGAAACCCTACCGAAACGCTTCGGTCGTTGCGCTTCCGTCACTCTAATTGCCCTCGTAACGCCATCCACAACGAGATGTAAATGTGCTTTTGCTCGCTTCCATTTTCCTGGCGCCTCCCTTGACGACAGTCGACGACGTTCCAGACCATGAAATTGGCACGACGAAAGTACAACACGTTCCCATGGTTCCGGTAAGCCACCGGCAGACACTTGAAACCACTTGCCGACACTTGGCTACCTTCCTCTATCGGATGCATTTCATCCGAACCGTTCCACTCCGGTGACCTCGAGTTGGTCCGGGGTTGGCATCCTTCACCAAATAATTGCCCATTCTCCGCAACGGAGTGATCGGAAAACGCGAGGAAATTGTGAACCCAAACGCCGTTACTAATTGTCCGTCCGTTCGTTTTCTCTCCCCTCCCCAGGTGCCGGCTCCTGCTACTTCCCGTTCGAATTCCAGGGTGGATACGTGACGCAGAACACCGTCACGGCGGAGGGTGCGGTGCGGTACAGTCGGATCAACATCACCGAGAACGCGATCCCGCTGTGGGGTATGTGCCACAAGCGGCGCGACAACAACGTCATCCTGATGACCGGCACGGAGGAGGCAAGCTGCTATCGGTGCTTCCACCTGAAGCTGGTCTCAAAGAACGTGCTCCGGGTGCTGGCCGCCGACCAGGACTACATCTCCAAGTGTCACACGAACGAGGAGAAAGCGCTCGCCTCCTGTCTAACCGAGGACGACCTGCTGAACGAGGCGAAACATACCGAAATTATTCTCTACAGTAAGTGTTCGGAGCGGATGCTTGGTTCAGGGTGAATCGAAGGTGGTACTAATttagttcgttttttttctgcagaaTACAACGAATGGGATGGCGCGGAAGTACGTCAAGAGTACTGCCCCATCCACGGCCGGTACCGGATGGCGTACAGTGTCGACAGCAGTGACAACGGCGACGGCATCGAGTGCGACTCGGATCAATCCACGGTCGACAACTGTCCGTCCGGGGCGGCCCTCAATCTGCGCTTTCGGAACTGTGCCTTCCCCGACCGGGAGGTAACGTTCGAGTGTCTCGGCCACTGGCAGGGCTCGGGAGGGCAGAACTACCTGGCGCTGCTCAGCACGGCCACCGAGGGAGCGCACCTCGGACCCAAGTATCGCTGCGCCACCTACACGGAGAATGCCCACACGGGGGAGATCGAGATCTCGTTCAGCCGCGACTCGACCTGCCGCTCGATCGAACGCCAGTACGTACGCCATCCGAACTCCCGGTACACCAATGGGAACGGGATTGGCAACGAGTACCACCACGAGGTGCTCTCATTACGCCCGATACCGCTCGAGTTCGGTCCCGTCACCCAGTACTGCAGGTAAGTCGTAAAAAAGCCGCTAAAAGTGAGATGAATCAATATACTAAAATCGATCTGTTTGTTTCCATTCGACAGCTTTCCCAGCTGGCTGATCGGACGGTGGGAGCACGTGATCGTGAGCCAGAATCAGCTCATCTACAAAGATCACAACACCTTCAAGACGTACACGATGAAGTGCGTCAAGAACTACACCAACCACGACTCCAACAAGTACATCGTCTACAGCCAAACGCAATGGTAATTATTTCCGGCCGCTTTGGGCCTTTTCTTTGGACCTTCCTTCCCGTGGCCCGTTTTGCTTTCGTGTTCCTTTCTCTTCCTTTAATTTTCACTCCATCTTTGCGGATAATTAATTACCTAATGTCGAAGCGCTTCATTAGTTCATTACTACCCGAAGATGAGTTCGCTCCGTGTGCGAACGTGCGTGAATACTTTTCCCTTTCGAAACGCGTTCCTTTCTCCCGAGGTTCCAAATCGTTACGCCGCTCAATTAACACGCTTCGCAAACCAATTCCGCCAGTTGCGCCGCGGGGGGAGAGCTATTGGgatggcaaacaaaaatctgaAAATCCCCCAAAAACATCAATCAAGCACTTCCTTTAATTTCCTCCCCAACAACACGCACCCGTCTCGCGAGATCGAAGGGAAAGTGTGGCCACAAATCGCTATCCAGATggtgttgtttcgtttttctaatCTCGCACCTGTGCCGTTTTTTCCGATATCTTCCACCGTTTTCCGTTACACAGCGGCGAAGAGATGTACCAGTGTCTAAAGGTCGAACGGCGCGATACGAACGTGTTCGAGTTCCAGATCAGTAACCGACAGTCGGCCAACTATTCGGCGACGATTTGCAACGACTTTTACTTTAGCGACGACCGGTGGTTGACGCAGGGCCGGCTCGGAAGCAACGATATTGTGTCGCCCTGTCCCATTATCGGGGAGTTTTCCGGCATCATCCCGGACGACGAGGGACTGTGCGCGAAGCTGTCTTCGGAATGCGAGTCCCAGGACATTATGTACTACCAGATCTCGGCCTGCGACTACACGAACGAGGTGTATGAAGGTGAATTAACCGCACGGACACGTGCTCCGCTCGAGCGCTAATGCTAACGCTggtattttctttcattttgcaGAGCGCGAATACCGTTGCCTGGGACAGTGGACTCATAGGAACATCGTATACACGTACACCCAGCGGCGAGACGTCGGGACGTACGAGTGTTTCGTCGGCACGATGCACTCCGATCGGCAGATCTTCATCAAGGAAGCGGGCGAACACTGCCAGCGGGATGTTAATCCGCACCGGTTCGGCATGGAACTGAACAAGGTCGCACACTGCACCCCGCCGGAGGTGTTCAAATCGTCCGCCCGGCCAACGCACAAGTACTCGGACGTGCTGCAGCCGACGCAACGGCCCGCCAACACGATCAACAGCAACACGAACAACGACATCGGTGGCCATGGTGGCACCAACACGAACGGGCTCGGCGGCACCGGCGGCAATCACCCGCACCAAAGTTCCTCGCCGTCGGTGGTATCCAACTCGACGCCCGCGCCCTCCTCTGCAGGGGCCACCACCGGGCGAAGTAGCTCCGTGGCCAccggcggcagcagcaacagtggcGGAACTgacagcggcagcagcagtagcggcAGCTATCCGCCGTACAAGACTAATTCCAAACACGAGCCGGCCTCGGTTAAACCGGGCACCGTCGGCTCAACGGCCGCAAATGTACAGTCGCACTATACCTATTTATTATTGTTAGCAACAACGTTTATCTGTGTTATCCTAGGCCGTAAGAACATTAGCTGTTAAACCAATTACCAATTGTACACACGACAGGGCAAGAATAttgaagataaaacaaaaaagtgaaatcTAACAAACATTAGCCTCTCTCGCGGTAGGGATATCCGAAATGCGGAAGGGGTCCTGTCCTCCTAGCCAGCCAAACCCGACTCAAAGTACGCCCGGTACTGACGCATTCCTTCTCCATTAATCTCCTCGTAGTCGGCCATGGACGCTTTGCATCCCTCATACCAAGCCGCGACCGATGGGAACTTCGCCAGATCGTACTGTACCGCTTCAAGTGACGATACCGTCGCAACCAGACTATAATCGGCCAGCGTCATGTTTGGCCCGGCCGCGTATGGGTTCACCGTGAGATATCCGTTCAGCACACCCAGCGCTTCCTCGATCTTGGCTATCTTTTCCTCGTCGGCCGGTGCCCCCTCGAAGTACAGCGGATAGTAGTAGTCCTCAAAGCGTGCGCCCAACGTACCGAGGTCGAAGAAGAGCCGCTGGTTGATGGTGGCACGCGTCTTCGGATCCTTCGGGTAGAGGCGACTGTTGGTTCGGCCGTACTTGTCCACGAGATAGACGAGGATGGCACGTGACTCCCAGAGCGTTAGGTCGTTGTCGACCAGCGTCGGTACGCAGTGCAGTGGATTAATCTGCCAAAGGggaatgaaatgttctttatcCAGACGAATCTCTTTTGCACCACCCGTTGACCTTCCCGGTACCGATACCTACCGCGACAAAGTTTGGCTTAAGGTTTTCTTCCGTCATGAGATCGACAAACTTTAGGTTGAGCTGCAGATTGAGCGCCTTTGCTACTAGCATCACCGAGCGGCAGGCCGGCGAAGCGGGATGGTAGTAGAAATCCATAACGATTCGATGACACGCAGAAGGATCACTTGAAGCACTTCTTTCGTAACACGGGCACAACGGTGGACGATCGGAAATCTTTTAGACAGGCTACTGGAACCACTACCGGTAGCTGGCTTCCAGTGCGCTATCTCCGTTATATCTTATCACGAAGGATTTACACGCGATGACACGACACGATATCGATTACACGGGAAGCTTCACGacgagcaaaaagtaaaagccAAAAGAACCGCC from Anopheles coustani chromosome 3, idAnoCousDA_361_x.2, whole genome shotgun sequence harbors:
- the LOC131262972 gene encoding glutathione S-transferase 1-like, with product MDFYYHPASPACRSVMLVAKALNLQLNLKFVDLMTEENLKPNFVAINPLHCVPTLVDNDLTLWESRAILVYLVDKYGRTNSRLYPKDPKTRATINQRLFFDLGTLGARFEDYYYPLYFEGAPADEEKIAKIEEALGVLNGYLTVNPYAAGPNMTLADYSLVATVSSLEAVQYDLAKFPSVAAWYEGCKASMADYEEINGEGMRQYRAYFESGLAG
- the LOC131262963 gene encoding uncharacterized protein LOC131262963, which encodes MADSFQKRQLERPTALVVLVALLGVAVSPCAGSCYFPFEFQGGYVTQNTVTAEGAVRYSRINITENAIPLWGMCHKRRDNNVILMTGTEEASCYRCFHLKLVSKNVLRVLAADQDYISKCHTNEEKALASCLTEDDLLNEAKHTEIILYKYNEWDGAEVRQEYCPIHGRYRMAYSVDSSDNGDGIECDSDQSTVDNCPSGAALNLRFRNCAFPDREVTFECLGHWQGSGGQNYLALLSTATEGAHLGPKYRCATYTENAHTGEIEISFSRDSTCRSIERQYVRHPNSRYTNGNGIGNEYHHEVLSLRPIPLEFGPVTQYCSFPSWLIGRWEHVIVSQNQLIYKDHNTFKTYTMKCVKNYTNHDSNKYIVYSQTQCGEEMYQCLKVERRDTNVFEFQISNRQSANYSATICNDFYFSDDRWLTQGRLGSNDIVSPCPIIGEFSGIIPDDEGLCAKLSSECESQDIMYYQISACDYTNEVYEEREYRCLGQWTHRNIVYTYTQRRDVGTYECFVGTMHSDRQIFIKEAGEHCQRDVNPHRFGMELNKVAHCTPPEVFKSSARPTHKYSDVLQPTQRPANTINSNTNNDIGGHGGTNTNGLGGTGGNHPHQSSSPSVVSNSTPAPSSAGATTGRSSSVATGGSSNSGGTDSGSSSSGSYPPYKTNSKHEPASVKPGTVGSTAANVQSHYTYLLLLATTFICVILGRKNISC